The region CGACGCCGCCTATGTCATTCTTTCCGGCAGCGCCGATATCATCGTCTCCTCGCCGGCAGGCGAGATCAAGGTGGCCGACGTCGAGCTCAATTCCATCGTCGGCGAAATCGCCATCCTTTGCGACGTCTCACGCACGGCGACGGTGCGCGCCACCTCCCCGCTCGAAGTGTTGCGCATCAGCAAGGAGCACTTTTTAAAGCTGCTCAGCGACTTCCCCGAAATGGCCGTGGAAATCATGCGCGTGCTCGCCGATCGCCTGAACCACACGACAGCGGAGCTGACGGCAGCGCGGGCGGCAAAGCAGCCGCAGATGGCGCAGTAGGCATTCTCTTCAGGATTGCGGCGGCCATTTCTGCGCGCCATGGAGAAGGCGCAGTATTTCCACCTTCTTTGCCTTTCTGTCGATGCGATAGATCAGCAGAAACGGGGTGCGTGGAATGACCAGTTCCCGCGTTCCCTTGCGACGGCCGCCTCGTCCTGCTTCGGGATGATCGGCGAGCATTTTGGCCTGATGTCGAATGACATCATCCAATGCGATTGCGGCTTTCGGATTTTGAGCAAAGATATGCCGGATCTGAGCTTCCCGATCCAGAAGCGCCTGCTGCAGCCATTTGACGATCAAGCCTTATCCTCGGATTCCAGCCGCGCGAGCAGTTCGGCTCGAAGCTTATCCATTTGCTCTTCGGCATCCTCCGCACTGATCCAGACTGCATTCGGATCATCGGCTTCCCGGATCGCTTCCTCGACCTGTTCGCGGAACCATTTGTCGTATTCCGCCGCCTCATGGGTGCGACGCAGAGCTGCAGCCCGATCCGGCCGCGATACCGTCTCCGGCGCGTAATCGGCCGCATCAACATCGAATTGCGAGATGCCGACATCCTTGAGATAAGAAACCAAGGTATCCATGCGCTTGAACACACGCACCTGCCGGCTGCGTTGAGCAGCAAGCGGGCGCTCCGCCTTGCCGTAGCGGATAACGACGGACCAGCCGCCGGTTTTACCGACGACATGAGCAGCATCGACCGCCCCGGCTTCGACAAGGCGGGACAGGGTCGAATGATCGATGGTTTCTGCGGTCATGGCATATCCTCGCTGATCGCGAAGATAATATGCATTTAATTATTGATTGCAATGCATTCAATAATTGGAATTGCGTGGTTCAAAATGAAAGCCTGCAAGGTTCCTATTGCAGCCTCCGACTGCTGACAAAGCCGGCGACCCCTCTTTCGTCATGCTCGGGCTTGTCCCGAGCATCTGCGACGGTCGACATGTAGCAGATCCTCGGCACAAGGCCGAGGATGACGCGAATAATCAACGAGGTTTGTCAATAAACTGAGCCTGCATGGTTTCCCATGCAGGCCTGTGTTCAGGTCTATTCGCGCTGTTCCAGCGCCTTGCTGAAGGCGAGTGCTGCCAGCGTGCAGATGGCGCCGGAGAGCAGGTAGTAGCCGACGAAGGTCAGGCCGAAGCGGCTGGAGAGGCTGAGCGCCACCAGCGGCGCAAAACCGGCGCCGACCAGCCAGGCGAGGTCCGAGGTGAAGGCTGCGCCGGTATAACGATAGCCGCGGCCGAAGCGCGACGAGATCGAGCCTGTCGCCTGGCCGAAGGACAGGCCGAGCACGCCAAAGCCGATGATAACGAAGGCGTCATGGCCGTTATTGCCGGATGCGATCAGGATCGGCCCGATAAAGCTGAACACCGCGATGATGACGGCGCAGATGGCAAGCTGGGCGCGGCGCCCGATGCGGTCGGCGATCAGGCCCGAGGCGATGATGGCGACG is a window of Rhizobium lentis DNA encoding:
- a CDS encoding type II toxin-antitoxin system RelE/ParE family toxin — encoded protein: MIVKWLQQALLDREAQIRHIFAQNPKAAIALDDVIRHQAKMLADHPEAGRGGRRKGTRELVIPRTPFLLIYRIDRKAKKVEILRLLHGAQKWPPQS
- a CDS encoding cyclic nucleotide-binding domain-containing protein, with amino-acid sequence MLLRDEVEMLRRVPIFSRIAPAKLKLLAFTSDRMTYKPGQDLFHQGDVGDAAYVILSGSADIIVSSPAGEIKVADVELNSIVGEIAILCDVSRTATVRATSPLEVLRISKEHFLKLLSDFPEMAVEIMRVLADRLNHTTAELTAARAAKQPQMAQ